In the genome of Impatiens glandulifera chromosome 6, dImpGla2.1, whole genome shotgun sequence, the window TGCGACAAAGGTCATTGCTTGTCGATTGAATTTGGAGGAAACTCCGGCTTCAAAGGTTATGACTAGGAATCCAACCTTTGTACTCTCCGATACCCTTGCTGTCGAGGCCTTGCAGAAGATGGTACAAGGTTAGATAGATTctgtaaaaaagaaaaaacattcaTTCTAGTACAAGGAAatgatttattttcatttttttatgttttgtatttGGATTTTGGACAGGGAGCTTCAGACATCTCCCGGTTGTGGAGAATGGGGAAGTTATAGCCTTGCTCGATATCGCAAAATGCTTGTACGATGCTATCTCTCGTATGGAGAGGGCAGCTGAAAAGGGAAAGGCGATTGCTGCAGCTGTTGAGGGAGTTGAAAAACATTGGGGGACATCTATTTCTGGTTcgttgattttttttgttttttactttctGAAGAATTTTTGTTATAGTTGTTGTGTTCTGTTTTCAGGTTCAAATACGTTCATGGAAACGCTAAGGGAGCGCGTGTTGAGGCCATCGCTGTCGACGATCATTCCTGACAATTCAAAGTAGGTAATACTTTGTGttaattgtcatttttattaagaaataaaaaaggtATAAATGAATTCAACTAATTAACGCAATTAGCCTGAACATTTTATAGGATTGTAACACTAACGACGAAAGAAACTGTTCTGACCGCGGCTAAGAAGATGCTAGAATCTCAAGTGAGCGCTGCCATCGTAACAGTCGATAGTAAACCGAAAGGAATCCTAACGTGAGACTtcttcacatttttcacgttagaaacaaatatataatcacTAACCCCAGTTTATTTCTTTGTGTCCTCAGTTCTAAGGATATGTTAATGCGGATGGTCGCCCAAAATCTTCCTCCAGCAACCACCTTAGTCGAGAAGGtgaatttttaaacaaaagaaaaaactatTTCTCTCTtgctttttcttgaataatctTTCACAATTTCTATGATTGAATTTTCAGGTGATGACGCAAAATCCAGAATGTGCGAGATTAGACACACCGATTATCGACGCTCTTCATATAATGCACGACGGAAACTTCTTACACCTTCCTGTTATCAATAAAGGTTGCACAATATATTTAAAGTCTTCATTGTTTTCCTGAaacattttttctaattttgttttatccATATGATTGAATACAGATGGAATTGCAGTTGCTTTGCTTAATGTTCTCCAAATAACTCAATCTGCTGTTTCAACTGTCAGTAATATGcctcatttttttctttctaatgaGCATGAAGAtaccttcttcttttttttcaaactgTTTCTCGTTGAATAATTATAGGTCGGAGGCAACGATGGAATGGGTTCTAACGAATTGGGAAGCAATCTAATGCAGAAATTCTGGGATTCCGCCCTGCAGTTATCTCAAGgggatgaagaagatgatgcaaTAAGGTtttcttaatcaaaataaaaaaacttggAATTTATCTGAGTATGATTAAATCTTTTAACTGGTATTCATATCGGTTCAGTAACAACTCGATGAAACTAGCTGAAGCATCTGATGCAGTGGCTCAACTTCAATACTCACCAGGACAAACAAACAAGTTTGCGTTTAAAGTCCAAGACAAGAAGGGAATAATGTACAGGTTTAATTGTGGTAAGCAGCTTTTGCCTATTTCTCGTTTTAAATTGTTTGTTCTTAATTCTCAAGATGGTGTTTTCTCGCAAACCAGAAACTGGGAGTTTGAGAGATCTTGTAGCTGCCATTCTTCAGAGAATGGGGAACGAAATTAGCTGCAATAGCATGCCTCAGATTTTCGTAAGCAGCTGACTTGACTATGTTTGTTTGAATGTCTATAATTGAAATGAAATTGAAACTTACAAAAGTCATAACAATAATACAACAGTTCTTGGTTATGACAATGAGTTGAGAGGTCCATtgtttgtaatatttataataataataataattctaaaaacaATCTTGGTTTGATTGTAGTACGAGGATGAAGACCATGACAAGGTTGTCCTTGCCTCGGACAACGACCTTGCAGCTGCAGTAGACCATGCTCGTTTAGCCGGTTGGAAGGTAAAACGAAAGGAAAAAAGCTATTTATTTGGGATATAGAGCATTTAGTAATAGCTATATATTAATACAGGGACTACGGCTACATTTAGATTACTCGGGTTGGGGAAGAAGTTCGGTGGCTGTAGAATCGAAAGGAGGAGGAGACTACTCGACGATTGGTTTGGCATGTGTAACGGGGGCAATGCTGATCGTTGGATTGGGTGTTGTAACCTACTATAGGAGATGTCgaaattaaatattcacaaCTTTATTATTACTTACTATTATTGTTGTTTAATATGAATATTCCTATCCTTTTCATATAATTGTCAAAACTATTTTGGGTTGCTTTTCAAATGATTATtgttagaagaaaaaaaaaaataaacgtCAACAGCAGGGTTCGAACCTGTTGGGCTTCGCCCGCGCAACAGATTTCAAGTCTGTCTCCTTAACCACTCGGACATATTGACTTATGAATTTAGTTTGACAAATTTATGTACATAATGTTTATTTAACCtcaagaataataattttttttttttgttttcttaaatatatGACTAGGTACATATGGGATCTCTTGGAGCtggtttgattttgggttattcaggtttttatttgtttgataaaaaaatattaatttatttaaaatatttaattagttgaatataatgttttttatttagattttataaaaataaaataatatattttaatattttattgataaattaagttattagtTAGttgaaaagatatataatatgatagatgaaaactaaactactaattgcgcaattaaataaaaacatttttggaGCTCTAATCAATTTGAGTTCAACTTCTTTAGAAAACGAATTATGCTGACAATAAATAAGTGAAAAGAGCAAACTATGTTTGAggagggaaatttgacgaaatgaccctattGATGGCTCTAAATGCTTCTGTGGTCACCcgataattaaaattgatctggtgaccactttattttattttagacaaaattacccttttcgTGTTACGCGAAAAGTGACTTCGCGTTTCGCAAAGTGGATTagggtttagtataaataatcaaattttttaatttcattcatttcctttctctctcttctctccctGTTCTTGTTCGATGGCGGCAGCGAAAACTACGGCGACGGCGGCTACAGCTAGGGCGACGTCGACGGCGGCGGAAaacaaagataagaaaaccCTAACCTTGAatcgatgtttataatacagatttatgttcttatttccatatcttcatttcaaactctaaccctaaccctaaatcgatttatgttcatgtttctagtatctttatttgaaaatcctaaatcaatttatgtttttattgtctattatcttcatttcaaatgatttatgttattcttaatcaaaccctaaccctaaatcaatttaatttgttcttattggttcatattggttcatatttttgttcatcttattgttcatatgtcgacgatgatatttgcagatcatatgggttccgtttcagggaagatacctcgcgtttcgctaagtacttcgcgtttcgctaagtactctGCGTTTCGTTAAGggtcaattttttttgttatttatagtgaatcatgaacttcatttgacaaggtatctacatctctcatggttttgaagagaagTTGTGTTAGCAAAACAAACCTTAATAGATTTTACAttaatggaaacatttagatttttCAGAAAAGACCATTGAAGAAGCCATCATTGACCTCCAGGTAAGAGGAGATGGTTTGACTTTGATTTCGTTAGTCAttaagctaaagaaataaatttcaaacaatcttCTCTTACCTGGAGCTCAATGATTGCTTCTTCAAAGgccttttctgaagaatctaaatgtttccatgtaaaattaataagatttgttttgctaacacaacttctcttcaaaaccatgactttgttgttgatactTTGTCAAACGAAATAGATTACCTATGaatcaaataaagttttttataCTTCACGTTTCTCTaaggacttcgcgtttcgctagggacttcgcgtttcactaaggacttcgcgtttcgctagggacttcgcgtttctctagggacttcgcgtttcgctaaggacttcgcGTCTCGCTAGGAACTTCACGTCTCGCTAAGGAAGTCGAAGAGGCGCGCGTAGGAAGTTGAAGAGGCGCGCGTTTCTACACGCGCTAtaccttatatttaaaaaaatcatttctgcATGTGAACATTTCATTTATTCTATCCCTTGAGTCGTCTCTCTCTAACCGTCTCTTCACTGAACTCCTCCCTGCCAAGGCCGATCCTTTCTGCCCGTCTTCTCGTCCGTCATTAATCTCAGGGTTATTTAGTTTTTCGGTTGTTGCTTGTCTTTTTATGGTTTTTTGTTTATGGGTtttggtttttgcatgttaagttttaggGTTTTTGCTTGTCTGTTTCTGGTTATTGGTTTATGTTTAGGGTTTTTGCTCGTCTTATGTTAAGTTTAATGTTCATGGTTTCTCAATGGGCATATCCCATATTAGGGTTTTACGAAGTACTTCCCAATTTTTTAAGTACTTCCCGATTCACTAAGTACctcgcgtttcgctaagtatctcgtgtttcgctaagtacttagtgtttcgttaagtacttatggTTTGCGATGGTTTATGtatttgttcttacatttttgttgttgttccttttgtagatggcagaaaccacAGTTAATGAGTTTTCTGATTGGATTTCTTGGAAAAGCGCCCTCTACTTGAAGAAGATTGTTATGAAGTTTGAGGAAATGGATTTTGTGGAGAAGGTTTATAATACccaatttagatatatatttgcAGCCCCAGtgttgcagttctcaggaacttTTGTACTTCACATGTTGCTTATGAGGGTAAGCTCGAAttccaaggagataactttcaaTGTCAATGGGCAGCaacttgtatttggtatgaaggagtacGCCTTGGTCACAGGCTTAAACTTCGATAGGTTTCCTAAGGTGAATGAAGAAGAATGCTaaggttgtccacctctcttagtaaaatattttaaaggggaAGACGAGTGTACGAATGCAAGAAGTGGATTTTGCTTTTTTGAAATGCAAAGTTAAGGAATAtgcatggaagatggggctgATATGCCTGATTTTCTAGTATGTATTTTCATTTGAACCAAGGAGGGTGGTATTTCCAAAAATCCTCCACATGGTGGAAGACGAGGAAACTTCCCTTCGatttccatgggggaaggtcacctttagagccaccctcaagggtttgaataagaacatgaaacatctcAGTCACCAATAttatgagaagaagaaaaagtgtGATGATCCTTATGCTCATTTTTcttataacatttatgggtttgcacgggcatttcaagtgtggacatatgaGGTCATCAAAGTCTTTGTCCCTAAAATTTCCAGAAAGAATCAACTTAATgatcctctacgcccaaggttgttagttTGTCATTCCAACAAGAAGAACACCTTGATCGAGATAAAGTCTGCCCTTGAGACCACGGATCTGACTAAGAtagaagagtcctccatggagaagaggttatataGTGGTGTTAACTTTGAACAAATAGACGAGTCAACTGATCAATTTTTTGAGGAATTTACAAAAGGGAAGATAGTTAAAGAGGATTTTGATGAAGAGAAAAGTGAACATGATGATGAACATAAAGAGCCTAGTCCcaaactgttaggatctaggtcgccgctggtggaccgggggttggaccggttagcggttctcactcgtagggtggtggttaatccggttagagattaacaccggggtttcaatactacacaacctgtcacaaacccttgaactaggttcaagcgcggaagaggtttgctttcaagttgaagcggtacacgtgtatgataggcggagtcggtttcggatgatggagatttgaaggatggtggatcggtttcggttatctggatattcggtatggtcagtatggagttggtttggagcggtatggttaagttagtcggttatgtaatgaagccaacggaaagtaaataacacaacagattttatggatgttcggagataaaactcctacgtcaccccttcctctcgaaaccgcgagaaggatattcactaaggaatacaagtacaattcgatcgagacttatttcctgctcgataacactcttacaattcacaccgaaattgtagcacacacacttagaatttagcacttaggctttcttagaataccacactgttatcacttgtagtaaatacacttagctcttgttatcccaaagtttgtcccgcatttactcttctgcaactgcctccttttataggtgaaatatgccaacggtcatatttcgaagccttgaatctgattggctgatcagaggtgcagtgattcagtgtctcagacctgccggtcatctcctcagacctgacggtcaatctcagacctggtatcatgtttcagacctgccggtctgtatggcaaacctgctgggtttgtcttttacttgatataggcactgtctgcttggacagttgtctgtactttgaagatttcctttctggcttatcccgaaatGGAAGGATCCGGtggtactgtcttctgcagcctgcaggctttcctcagacttgcatggatatggaagtattcagtctgctcctttggtatcattctcaacagatacccaaagtgtcttcttgtactagtcggcctcttgacttggccgaatgtcttttggtagtgaagtaaccgaacttcttccggttattcttgtcttgtagataatcggctatttgatggatctggcttttaggctttggccgatcctttgtgcggtcacgttcagaATGCTTTTGATCGGTATGGTAACTTGACCAGTTAggttttcttcagtcggttctcttgttcatccggtccggttccttgttcctgatgattccggttttgagctttggccgatcctttctctgtgcggtcacgtaccgaatactcttgatcggtttggtagcttgaccggttaggtttctttagccggttccggatgactttaggtttttcatagcttcttctggccggtttgatattcaatcggttagatttcttgaccgttctttcggtttacaactcaattggtcctgaacttgaacctgtccggattttgaacttcttgaccgaaccggttgaccgaactccggttgactgagccggtatacattgtcgaaccgatcttgcctataggtaaatttcggattttgctcagcttccctgaaatagcaaaactttaaatattatttgctgtcgatgagatttgatccctggtcacatgtgtgacaggcatggttgtttaccactacgctacaacaccttcttgttatatttaaaccaattaatatacttgatatgacttaacggtttattttctaacaatttctccctttttgattattttatttaaaattatcaaaatcatgtaagtttgcaaccgtaggccggttgtttttgtttgtccggttttttgaaaaagacttagagaatttttcgaaaaattttgggagaaaattttgagaaaggttttggaagagtctttatcttttatctaacaatttctccctttttgattatttagaataaatattcaaaaccatgcaagaagtaagaagtaggccggtttaaaaatcttatgtttgtttggccggtttaatctaataattctaaaatatttctaagggaagaaaacttagactcgagaagtggctttgtgaggatgttagccacttcatgcttgttcccttcatgtgatgtgtctgtcagcagccggctgtccgaatgcaatgttgtcttttccaagcctttgtcttgatttacctacattcatagacaatagaaaatctggttcccatttttctttgggtccgcggttgattagtcccttgggtatccaaactttaataaatcggatagctttctttgctagggttttaactgtccttttggcgctcggtctcgtgtatttcggttttccttcaaatgtcctaaatggtggtctttgattcggtgatctgtggtttgacctacgcggttcagggaagtttttcttatatctgaggatttcggcttttcttttctcagggtcaagccatgagtcggttggaccaacataatcgtattttagcttctcttccctatagtatgcggtctcctcttcttccttgGTCAGTTCCCTAGtaggttcactagattgttcggtcttgggatctaactcggtttctagagtaggagtatcatcaggttgtatggcttccggttcggttatgataagtacctctggttctgtcggagtgggtattatgggatcggttctaatgttgaggtgcttaggtagcatggccagtaggttcttatattcttcgaccatgtcattcaatgcttcatataactcatctttagtaaattcatcatagggggaatcaaatacctgttcctcatttgccatgaggcacgtgagctcatcatcgctgtcactgcgagcccacaaacttccaccatcgtcggctattagtgctttcggtacctcacttccttcaccggtttgttgatagttatttcggttattttgattgtccggtttccggtcatctctcctcggttttctgcattcccacttgttttccttggttctttcatttccctcgaagatctggataactgtgttccatgtctccttcgcggttttgcaatctctgatcttgcaatatgtgtttctgtctacgctgttggagatccggtttcttgcatggttgtccagattgttccttctcctatcttcagccgtccattcttttctatctttatcaatgaatatcggtccttcggttagaatggactccatttcatcatccaaggtgattagatgtagatacatccgtgccttccagttggcaaagtcttcaccttctagcattggaggcctatcctgatacatgcttgcttgagtattgaaactaactgctctgataccaattgttaggatctaggtcgccgctggtggaccgggggttggaccggttagcggttctcactcgtagggtggtggttaatccagttagagattaacaccggggtttcaatactacacaacctgtcacaaacccttgaactaggttcaagcgcggaagaggtttgctttcaagttgaagcggtacacgtgtgtgataggcggagtcggtttcggatgatggagatttgaagaatggtgggtcggtttcggttatctggatattcggtatgattagtatggagtcggtttggagcggtatggttaagttagtcggttaggtaatgaagccaacagaaagtaaataacacaacagattttatggatgttcggagataaaactcctacgtcaccccttcctctcgaaaccgcgagaaggatattcactaaggaatacaaatacaatccgatcgagacttatttcctgctcgataacactcttacaattcacaccgaaattgtagcacacacacttagaatttagcacttaggctttcttagaataccacactgttatcacttgtagtaaatacacttagctcttgttatcccaaagtttgtcccgcatttactcttctgcaactgcctccttttataggtgaaatatgccaacggtcatatttcgaagccttgaatctgattggctgatcagagatgcagtgattcagtgtctcagacctgcggtcttctcctcagacctgacggtcaatctcagacctggcatcctgtttcagacctgccggtctgtaaagcaaacctgctggatttgtcttttactcaatgtaggcactgtctgcttggacagttgtctgtactttgaagatttcctttctggcttatcccgaagtagaaggatccggtagtactgttttctgcagcctacagtctttcctcagacttgcatggatatggaagtattcagtctgttcctttggtatcattctcaacagatacccaaagtgtcttcttgtactagtcggcctcttgacttggcctaggttggccacttgacttggccgaatgtcttttgatagtaaAGTAACCGGATTTCTTCCGGTTATGATtgccttgtggattgatcggctgtatgatgattccggttttgagctttggccgatccttcctctgtgcggtcacgtaccgaatactcttgatcggtttggtagcttgaccggttcggtttcttcagttggttctcttctgtttatccggtccggttccttgtccctgcatgggaagtttgtttaagttaggtttattcgaaccggtatgaatttatctaacaatttctccctttttgattattttatttaaaattatcaaaattatgtaagtttgcaaccgtaggccggttgttttgtttggccgattttgaaaaagacttagagaatttttcgaaaaattttgggggaggagttttggaagaatctctatcttttatctaacaatttctccctttttgattattttatttaaaattatcaaaatcatgtagaaatgcaaaataaggccggtattcaaaaataactttatatattcatagataaccggaaaagactaagcaaaaatactaaggtaagtaagaaaaagaaggatagtccctattctgagtccgtgaattcgtaggcactcttctttctctttgattgcggtggcggttgcggttgcggttgcgTGGAGTGTCGTGGTCTTTTAGATCGgtaccgcagctgttcttcgagttcatcctcgacttggtcgtcttgctgcgaagtacccgtctCGACCGGGTCAGAAATTATATTGAGCATCTCCACAATCCGAACTGGGGAGATCGCATTGTAACCACTGTAAGGAATAataccttccggcttgatgaagccgaatttgccaccctcttcagtctgcccaaagaagggttctctgattttccggccatggagggcgctgatgaatactactatgGGCTCCGCTGCTTAGGAACCTTAGATACGGTGGAAACCCATGGGTTGAAAACCCGTCTCGGTCGTAGCACTCagctacttcttgagattgtcactcggtccattctgtgccaatctcTAAATCAGCGGTATTCAAGGAATACCTACCACATgatgacccacatctacaaccacacgccCATCAATTGGGCGGCGGTTCTCTTTCAAATCttgaggaaaatggtgcggaccaagaagagtctcggctttgcaccccacatcagcaggttgattctcaagtaccggccagattttggaccgggtacaccggcatccccctcaaacATCCTCGATAAAGATGCCGTGGTGGAAAAGTATTCCAAAATGGTGCTTACTGTTTAAACATCTTTACTTAAATGTCTGTCTTTCGTACTATCGGTTtccattttaataaaatatcgttTCAGCCTTGATGATCGTTTCTCTTTGTTTTTCTCTAACATAACCGGCTTAATATCGTTCGCATCCGGTATCATAAAATCTGCTTAAAACCGTTAAACaccgatcaatcaaaatatctgaaACACTATTAGAAACCGATCTGtcattcggtctcaaagaaatgaaagcgtcatccatgacataggctaagtgttttggagggaaaatttcCGCCCAAAACAGCCGCCCACAGTTTTCGGTTTCCCGCCCACAGTCTGGCGTCTtttcgttttggagggaaaattcccgcccattcatgatgggacggttggatCCCCAAACCGTGACTATAAAAGGGGGTCTTCGgtcatttatttcattctcacgcgaattcactttatctctctaacttctCTAAATTCTTCGAAGCCGATTTCta includes:
- the LOC124942303 gene encoding CBS domain-containing protein CBSCBSPB5-like — encoded protein: MNTAGVSSRTRSISSNTSSQPRKKASDLNVAIDSSRRSLSTPRSMGLMGERTVKRLRLSKALTLPETTTIYEGCRRLIARRVDALLLTDSNGLLCGILTARDIATKVIACRLNLEETPASKVMTRNPTFVLSDTLAVEALQKMVQGSFRHLPVVENGEVIALLDIAKCLYDAISRMERAAEKGKAIAAAVEGVEKHWGTSISGSNTFMETLRERVLRPSLSTIIPDNSKIVTLTTKETVLTAAKKMLESQVSAAIVTVDSKPKGILTSKDMLMRMVAQNLPPATTLVEKVMTQNPECARLDTPIIDALHIMHDGNFLHLPVINKDGIAVALLNVLQITQSAVSTVGGNDGMGSNELGSNLMQKFWDSALQLSQGDEEDDAISNNSMKLAEASDAVAQLQYSPGQTNKFAFKVQDKKGIMYRFNCETGSLRDLVAAILQRMGNEISCNSMPQIFYEDEDHDKVVLASDNDLAAAVDHARLAGWKGLRLHLDYSGWGRSSVAVESKGGGDYSTIGLACVTGAMLIVGLGVVTYYRRCRN